In Phyllobacterium zundukense, the following are encoded in one genomic region:
- a CDS encoding LysR family transcriptional regulator has translation MELRQLRYFLAVARERNFSRAAEILHIAQPPLSRQIQQLEDELGVLLIDRSNRPLDLTEAGRFFYEQAGQIIARTEHMREQTRKIGLSKRERYVIGCVGSTLYGGMPDLVRRMRQRWPELDIEIREMMSTEQVIALKERRIDLGFGRVRFNDREVERLTLREERLVVAFPKGHPKSLSTEPIALAELEGEPLIVYPSAPRPSFADEILNMLSEQGISPGSVEEVREIQTALGIVAAGVSLCIIPAASQRQRPDDVCYRTIKDENATSPVIMSFRRDDAKGRIEEIKQIIRKMYADNPPWLQLSNVQLDGA, from the coding sequence ATGGAACTGAGGCAGCTGCGCTATTTTCTTGCCGTCGCGCGCGAGCGGAACTTCTCGCGTGCCGCGGAAATCCTGCATATCGCACAGCCGCCCCTCAGCCGGCAGATCCAGCAATTGGAAGACGAACTGGGCGTTCTGCTTATCGACCGGTCGAACCGTCCTCTCGATCTGACGGAGGCCGGCCGCTTCTTCTACGAACAGGCTGGGCAGATCATCGCCCGGACCGAGCACATGCGCGAGCAGACGCGCAAGATCGGCTTGTCCAAACGAGAGCGTTACGTCATCGGCTGCGTCGGTTCGACCCTTTATGGCGGCATGCCGGACCTCGTCCGCCGCATGCGCCAGCGCTGGCCGGAACTCGACATCGAGATCCGCGAAATGATGTCGACCGAGCAGGTCATCGCTCTCAAGGAAAGGCGGATCGATCTGGGTTTCGGCAGGGTTCGCTTCAACGATCGGGAGGTCGAGAGGCTGACGCTTCGAGAGGAACGACTGGTCGTCGCTTTCCCCAAGGGACATCCGAAATCGCTCTCCACCGAGCCGATCGCGCTTGCCGAACTGGAGGGTGAGCCGCTCATCGTCTACCCGTCGGCTCCGCGCCCGAGCTTTGCCGACGAGATCCTCAACATGTTGAGCGAGCAAGGCATTTCTCCTGGCAGCGTGGAAGAGGTCCGTGAAATCCAGACCGCATTGGGTATCGTGGCGGCCGGGGTGAGCTTGTGCATCATTCCCGCGGCGTCGCAGCGGCAAAGACCCGACGACGTGTGCTACCGCACCATAAAGGACGAGAACGCCACGTCGCCGGTCATCATGAGCTTCAGGCGCGACGATGCGAAGGGAAGGATCGAAGAGATCAAGCAGATCATTCGCAAGATGTACGCCGACAATCCGCCTTGGCTGCAGCTATCCAACGTACAACTCGACGGAGCGTGA
- a CDS encoding ISL3 family transposase produces the protein MRTQLKWSPGPGVKVLGITLQDEENWVVSAAAKPVGICPDCGRRSRHRHGWHNRRLQDLPVQGQVVKIKLALNRWQCRHRKCGRRTFTDRLPEIASPYTRRTERMDEIVRLIGHKMGGRPGEYLMHRLGMPVSDDTILRQLKRNNPASMQKDNIRVVGIDDWSWRHSSRYGTIMVDLERQSVVDVLDDRSVESAKAWLQERPTIEVVSRDRCGLYAQAAREGAPQARQVADRFHLVQNLRAAIKEQMSVYGHAHVRPILSEDAIASATAQHRRARLQHRQSRQEIFATLQALRQQGLTYSEIARRTGYERRSIANWLTSNAPRDRNRAALNPTSPLYFETFLAECWKNGNRIGRHLFHDIKNRGYTGSRSNLERLLKVWREAENIQPDDPLPDVHVLEPVRDPDTGHVISSVVAAALCIKPRGLLTDLQTRKVNALKQGSTVFAIMRDLAMRFNGILRSRNSEALDEWIDELTAIMRFASVLRRDIDAVKNAIELPWSNGQAEGQINRLKMLKRAMYGRAGPELIRARMLPLNHRN, from the coding sequence ATGCGAACGCAATTGAAATGGTCACCCGGCCCAGGGGTCAAAGTTCTGGGTATCACCCTTCAAGATGAAGAAAACTGGGTTGTTTCTGCCGCTGCGAAACCTGTCGGTATCTGCCCGGATTGCGGAAGGCGAAGCCGGCACCGGCACGGCTGGCACAACCGCCGCCTCCAGGACTTGCCTGTTCAGGGTCAAGTTGTGAAAATCAAACTCGCACTGAACCGGTGGCAGTGTAGGCACCGGAAATGCGGGCGACGAACCTTCACCGACAGGTTGCCCGAGATTGCTTCACCCTACACGCGACGAACTGAACGGATGGATGAGATTGTACGCTTGATTGGCCACAAGATGGGCGGTCGCCCGGGTGAATACTTGATGCATCGGCTCGGCATGCCGGTCAGTGACGACACGATCTTGCGGCAATTGAAGCGCAATAATCCGGCGTCCATGCAAAAAGACAATATTCGGGTTGTGGGCATTGATGATTGGAGCTGGCGGCATTCCTCGCGGTACGGCACGATCATGGTCGATCTTGAGCGTCAATCGGTCGTCGATGTTCTGGACGACCGCAGCGTTGAGAGCGCAAAAGCATGGTTGCAAGAACGTCCGACGATCGAAGTTGTTAGCCGAGATCGCTGTGGCCTGTATGCCCAGGCAGCCCGGGAGGGCGCACCGCAGGCCCGCCAGGTGGCTGACCGTTTTCATCTGGTCCAAAATCTCAGGGCGGCGATCAAAGAACAGATGAGCGTTTATGGCCACGCCCATGTTAGACCCATTCTCTCCGAAGATGCGATCGCCAGCGCTACGGCACAACACCGCCGAGCCCGCTTGCAGCACAGACAATCCCGTCAGGAAATATTTGCCACGCTTCAAGCTTTGCGCCAGCAGGGCCTCACCTACAGCGAGATTGCAAGGCGGACCGGATACGAGCGCCGCAGCATCGCGAATTGGCTCACTTCTAACGCACCTCGAGACAGAAACCGGGCAGCATTGAATCCGACATCGCCGTTGTATTTTGAAACTTTTCTGGCTGAATGCTGGAAGAATGGAAACCGCATTGGGCGCCATCTATTTCACGATATCAAGAACCGCGGCTACACGGGCAGTCGTTCCAATCTGGAGCGCCTGTTGAAGGTGTGGCGTGAAGCCGAAAACATCCAACCCGACGACCCGCTTCCAGATGTGCATGTTTTAGAACCTGTCCGCGATCCTGATACCGGCCATGTGATCTCGTCTGTGGTGGCCGCAGCTTTGTGCATAAAACCGCGCGGCCTGCTGACAGATCTTCAGACCAGAAAGGTCAATGCTTTGAAGCAGGGCTCGACAGTGTTCGCCATAATGCGTGACTTGGCCATGCGCTTCAACGGCATCTTGCGCAGCAGGAATTCGGAGGCACTGGATGAATGGATCGACGAACTCACGGCGATCATGCGTTTCGCCAGCGTTTTGCGCCGGGATATTGATGCCGTCAAAAATGCAATCGAACTCCCTTGGAGCAACGGTCAAGCCGAAGGGCAGATCAACCGCCTCAAGATGCTGAAGCGAGCAATGTACGGTCGCGCCGGCCCAGAACTGATAAGGGCAAGAATGCTGCCGCTGAATCACAGAAATTGA
- a CDS encoding WD40 repeat domain-containing protein: MLSLPNPTVPATLDGTILAIICLEGAIALARIADNEPPESRLRVSIDVGQATIHPRRDKPAPLITTAGAPHRAAAFASYMESNFLLGTEEGDVIRLTHDGAIAETLVKTTNPIVSVDHCMRTGMTAAVDSDHVYLKRIGADALKHRDVENSHLEIVSLSKDGDWIALAAADRLSISRLDDSVTSRREIFLPSVPVSVQWSDDDRWLACGLQSGGFCLVDVAEDRSSIVTDFPGPVSTVAWSMSANALVASGAFRIAAWSMESPPLDGDTAGALATGRAGFVAVEAVAAHPTNNLVAAGYANGQIVVSRIGAPDQLLVRPSGASVTALTWSADGKHLAVGDADGNAAIVTFPAQLFK, from the coding sequence TTGCTCTCGCTGCCTAACCCCACGGTTCCTGCCACTCTCGACGGCACAATTCTGGCAATCATCTGTCTGGAGGGTGCGATCGCCCTCGCTCGGATTGCGGACAATGAGCCGCCAGAGTCCCGGCTAAGAGTCAGTATCGATGTCGGCCAGGCAACGATCCACCCACGAAGAGACAAACCCGCACCACTGATCACTACTGCTGGAGCGCCACATCGAGCAGCAGCATTCGCATCCTATATGGAGTCCAATTTTCTTTTGGGAACGGAGGAAGGAGATGTGATCCGCCTGACCCACGATGGCGCAATCGCCGAAACACTCGTCAAGACCACCAATCCTATCGTTTCGGTCGATCATTGCATGCGAACCGGGATGACGGCAGCGGTTGACAGTGACCACGTGTATCTCAAACGAATTGGCGCTGACGCTCTCAAGCACAGGGACGTCGAGAATTCCCACCTTGAAATCGTTTCGCTCTCAAAGGACGGCGACTGGATCGCGTTGGCAGCCGCCGACCGGCTGTCCATCTCGCGGCTCGATGATTCCGTTACCTCTCGGCGCGAAATTTTTCTGCCGTCGGTTCCTGTTTCCGTTCAATGGAGTGATGACGACCGTTGGCTGGCGTGCGGCCTTCAATCCGGCGGTTTCTGTTTGGTCGACGTGGCCGAAGATCGATCCAGCATCGTGACTGACTTCCCCGGCCCTGTATCTACTGTAGCGTGGAGCATGTCCGCCAACGCGCTTGTAGCCTCCGGAGCCTTCCGCATCGCCGCCTGGTCAATGGAGTCGCCGCCGCTCGACGGGGATACTGCCGGGGCCTTGGCAACAGGTCGTGCCGGCTTTGTTGCGGTCGAAGCTGTAGCGGCCCACCCGACGAATAATCTCGTCGCCGCAGGCTACGCCAATGGCCAGATCGTTGTCTCGCGGATCGGCGCACCTGACCAACTTTTGGTAAGACCCTCGGGTGCGTCGGTAACCGCCCTCACCTGGTCTGCCGATGGCAAGCATCTGGCAGTTGGAGATGCCGACGGGAATGCTGCGATTGTCACCTTTCCCGCTCAGTTATTCAAATGA
- a CDS encoding ribbon-helix-helix domain-containing protein encodes MCKVFAEQDPQGYRQINRSVRIAGHSTSIQLEATFWKLLDEIAESQNMTTPRFISTLYDEALQAQGEIPNFASMLRTTCALYLRGAQASPEIASANSGALVGERAA; translated from the coding sequence ATGTGTAAGGTATTTGCAGAACAGGATCCGCAAGGCTATCGGCAGATCAACCGTTCTGTGCGCATTGCCGGGCATTCGACCAGCATTCAACTGGAGGCAACTTTCTGGAAATTGCTGGATGAGATTGCCGAAAGCCAGAATATGACGACTCCGCGCTTCATCTCGACGCTCTACGATGAAGCGCTACAGGCGCAAGGGGAAATACCCAATTTCGCCTCCATGCTTCGTACAACCTGCGCGCTCTATTTGCGTGGAGCACAGGCTTCGCCGGAAATAGCGTCAGCCAACAGTGGGGCGCTGGTTGGAGAAAGGGCCGCGTAA
- a CDS encoding VOC family protein, translating to MAKAIHSMIRVLDEEKSRSFYLSAFRLEVADRLDFDTFTLVYLRNDETDFELELTVNKGRTEPYHLGDGYGHLAVSVDDLDKEHARLKAEQFKVRDIVEFKRDDAMLARFFFIEDPDGYKIEVLQRQGRYM from the coding sequence TTGGCAAAAGCCATTCATTCGATGATCCGTGTTCTCGATGAGGAGAAATCCAGATCATTTTACCTGTCCGCATTCCGCCTTGAAGTAGCGGACCGGCTCGACTTCGATACCTTCACGCTTGTCTATTTGCGTAACGACGAAACCGATTTCGAGCTCGAACTCACCGTTAACAAAGGACGCACGGAGCCGTACCATCTCGGCGATGGTTACGGTCATCTGGCTGTTAGCGTCGATGATCTCGACAAAGAACATGCCCGGTTGAAAGCCGAGCAATTCAAGGTCCGCGATATCGTCGAGTTCAAGCGCGACGACGCCATGCTGGCGCGCTTCTTTTTCATCGAGGATCCGGACGGTTACAAGATCGAAGTATTGCAGCGACAAGGCCGGTACATGTGA
- a CDS encoding Twin-arginine translocation pathway signal, translating to MVTIFNRNPVSQDTPDPALRKGMSRRDVLKRGGTASLGAILIISGSSIIHPQFAWGLETSNLKPETMATLIQLARDIYPHDHIPDRFYAIAVKPYDAKAGEDPKQKKMIEDGITDLDKRVGKGGYLGLGWEDDRLAILRKIEDTPFFQTVRGGLVTGLYNQEEVWPLFGYEGESFSKGGYIARGFSDIEWL from the coding sequence ATGGTTACCATATTCAACCGCAATCCGGTCTCGCAGGACACGCCTGATCCCGCCCTGCGCAAGGGAATGTCACGGCGCGATGTGCTGAAAAGAGGCGGTACAGCCAGCCTTGGTGCCATTCTCATCATCAGCGGCAGCTCCATCATCCATCCGCAATTTGCATGGGGCCTCGAGACATCCAATCTCAAGCCCGAAACGATGGCGACGCTGATCCAGTTGGCGCGCGACATCTATCCGCATGACCATATCCCGGACCGCTTCTACGCTATCGCGGTCAAACCCTACGACGCCAAGGCAGGTGAAGACCCGAAGCAGAAAAAAATGATCGAGGACGGAATTACCGATTTGGACAAGCGAGTCGGCAAAGGCGGCTATCTTGGCCTTGGCTGGGAAGATGACCGGCTCGCCATCCTGCGAAAAATCGAGGACACACCATTCTTCCAGACTGTCCGAGGGGGACTCGTGACTGGACTCTACAATCAAGAGGAGGTCTGGCCGCTCTTTGGTTACGAGGGCGAATCTTTCTCCAAGGGTGGTTACATCGCACGCGGCTTCAGCGACATCGAGTGGCTCTGA
- a CDS encoding GMC family oxidoreductase yields MAAPYDLKDDSVVVVIGSGAGGGTLGNELAQKGIDVVILEAGARHEYDDFINNEWESFGQLAWVDKRTTSGDWRVAKDFPTLPAWIVKSVGGSTTHWAGASLRFQDHEFQALTHYGKVKGANLLDWPITLAEMEPYYAKAEEKMGVTRTNGIAGLPGNNNFKVLKAGADKLGYKECHTGNMAINSADRDDRMSCQQTGFCFQGCKWGAKWSTLYTEIPKGEKTGKLEVRPNSMVQKIEHDKSGKVNGVLYVDKDGKQQLQKARVVAVAGNSIESPRLLLNSESNMFPDGLANSSGQVGRNYMRHTTGSVYATFEKPVHMYRGTTMAGIIRDEARHDPSRGFVGGYEMETLSLGLPFMAAFLDPGGWGRSFTSALDQYVNMAGLWIVGEDMPQEDNRITLHKDEKDKYGLPIANVNFSDHPNDVAMRDHAYQQGQALYHAVGATRTFPTPPYPSTHNLGTNRMSEKAKDGVVNKYGQSHDIQNLFVSDGSQFTTGGAENPTLTIVSLSIRQADYIAKEMAAKTI; encoded by the coding sequence ATGGCTGCACCTTATGATCTAAAGGACGACAGTGTCGTCGTTGTCATCGGCTCCGGCGCGGGCGGTGGAACTCTCGGCAATGAGCTCGCACAGAAGGGCATCGACGTCGTTATTCTCGAAGCTGGCGCACGCCACGAATATGATGACTTCATCAACAACGAATGGGAGAGTTTCGGCCAACTTGCCTGGGTCGACAAACGCACCACTTCCGGTGACTGGCGCGTTGCCAAGGATTTCCCCACTCTTCCAGCCTGGATCGTCAAATCCGTTGGCGGTTCCACGACTCACTGGGCTGGCGCATCCCTGCGCTTTCAGGACCATGAATTCCAGGCCTTGACTCATTACGGCAAGGTCAAGGGCGCCAACCTGCTCGACTGGCCGATCACCTTGGCGGAAATGGAGCCCTACTACGCCAAGGCAGAAGAAAAAATGGGCGTTACCCGCACAAACGGCATCGCAGGTCTGCCTGGCAATAATAATTTCAAGGTCCTCAAGGCCGGTGCAGACAAGCTCGGCTACAAGGAATGCCATACTGGGAACATGGCCATCAACTCCGCCGACCGCGATGACCGAATGTCGTGCCAACAGACCGGCTTCTGCTTTCAGGGCTGCAAATGGGGTGCAAAATGGTCAACGCTCTATACGGAAATTCCGAAGGGCGAAAAAACAGGCAAGCTCGAAGTCCGTCCAAATTCGATGGTGCAGAAGATCGAGCACGACAAGAGCGGCAAGGTTAATGGCGTTCTCTACGTCGACAAGGACGGCAAGCAGCAATTGCAGAAAGCACGAGTCGTTGCCGTAGCCGGCAACTCGATCGAGAGCCCTCGCCTGCTGCTAAACTCCGAGTCGAACATGTTTCCGGATGGGCTGGCTAACTCCTCCGGCCAGGTCGGCCGCAACTATATGCGCCATACGACTGGTTCGGTGTACGCGACCTTCGAAAAGCCCGTGCATATGTATCGCGGCACGACCATGGCCGGCATCATCCGTGATGAAGCGCGTCATGATCCGTCTCGAGGCTTTGTGGGCGGTTATGAGATGGAAACCCTGTCGCTCGGCCTGCCGTTCATGGCTGCATTCCTCGATCCAGGCGGCTGGGGACGCTCCTTCACATCGGCGCTCGATCAGTACGTCAATATGGCCGGTCTGTGGATTGTCGGCGAGGACATGCCGCAGGAAGACAACCGCATCACACTGCACAAGGATGAAAAGGACAAGTACGGCCTGCCCATCGCCAATGTAAACTTCAGCGATCATCCGAACGACGTCGCCATGCGTGACCACGCGTACCAGCAAGGCCAGGCCCTATATCATGCGGTAGGCGCGACCCGGACCTTCCCAACGCCACCCTATCCTTCGACGCATAATCTCGGAACCAACCGCATGAGCGAGAAAGCGAAGGATGGCGTGGTCAACAAGTATGGTCAGAGCCACGACATCCAGAACCTCTTTGTGTCGGATGGCAGCCAGTTCACCACTGGTGGTGCGGAAAATCCTACTCTCACCATCGTTAGCCTTTCCATACGGCAGGCTGACTACATTGCAAAGGAGATGGCAGCGAAGACGATCTAA
- a CDS encoding ISL3 family transposase translates to MRTKSKWTPGPGVRVLGITIQDEGNWVVSAAAKPIGVCPDCGTRSRYRHGWHNRSLQDLPVQGQVVKIKLTLNRWQCRHRKCRRRTFADRLPKIALPYTRRTARMDEIVGLIGHSMGGRPGECLMHRLGMPVSDDTILRQLKRDALACRQADNIRVVGIDDWSWRHATRYGTIMVDLERRSVVDVLDDRSVESAKAWLQERPAIEVISRDRCGLYAQAAREGAPQARQVADRFHLVQNLRAAIKEQMSFYGHAHVRPILSEDAIVSSTAQRRRARMAHRQSRQDIFEMLHALRQQGLSYSEISRRTGYERRSIANWLTSNAPRDRSRAALNPTSPLYFEAFLAGCWKDGNRIGRHLFYDIKNRGYTGSRSNLERLLKVWRDAEKGQPDDISTEERALEPVRDPDTGHVISSVIAAALCIKPRGLLTNRQARKVDALKKGSEPFAKMRSLAMRFSGILRSRNASALDEWIDDAIETNLIAIMRFASVLRRDIDAIKNAIELLWSNGQAEGQINRLKTLKRAMYGRAGPELMRARMLPFNHRN, encoded by the coding sequence ATGCGAACGAAATCGAAATGGACGCCCGGCCCAGGGGTCAGAGTTCTGGGTATCACTATTCAAGATGAAGGAAACTGGGTTGTTTCCGCCGCTGCGAAACCAATCGGAGTCTGCCCGGATTGTGGAACGCGAAGCCGTTACCGGCACGGCTGGCACAACCGCAGCCTCCAGGACTTGCCCGTTCAGGGCCAAGTCGTGAAAATTAAGCTCACACTGAATCGATGGCAGTGCAGACACCGGAAATGCCGGCGGCGAACCTTCGCAGACCGGTTGCCCAAGATTGCTTTACCCTACACGCGCCGAACAGCAAGGATGGATGAGATTGTCGGCTTGATTGGCCACAGCATGGGCGGTCGCCCGGGTGAGTGCTTGATGCATCGGCTCGGCATGCCGGTCAGCGACGACACGATCTTGCGACAATTGAAGCGCGACGCTCTGGCCTGCAGACAAGCCGACAATATCCGAGTTGTGGGCATTGATGATTGGAGCTGGCGGCACGCTACGCGCTACGGCACTATTATGGTCGATCTCGAGCGACGATCGGTTGTCGATGTTCTGGACGACCGCAGCGTTGAGAGCGCAAAAGCATGGTTGCAAGAACGCCCTGCTATCGAGGTCATCAGCCGAGATCGCTGCGGCCTGTATGCTCAGGCCGCCAGAGAGGGTGCTCCGCAGGCCCGGCAGGTGGCCGATCGGTTTCATCTGGTCCAAAATCTTAGGGCAGCGATCAAGGAACAAATGAGCTTTTACGGCCACGCTCATGTTAGGCCGATTTTGTCAGAAGATGCTATTGTTAGCTCCACTGCACAGCGCCGCCGCGCCCGCATGGCGCACAGGCAGTCCCGTCAGGACATCTTCGAGATGCTTCACGCACTGCGCCAACAGGGTCTCTCTTACAGTGAGATTTCGAGACGGACCGGATATGAACGCCGCAGCATCGCGAATTGGCTTACTTCCAATGCACCCCGGGACAGGAGCCGGGCAGCATTGAACCCGACATCGCCACTGTACTTTGAAGCTTTCCTGGCTGGATGCTGGAAGGATGGAAACCGCATCGGACGTCATCTCTTCTACGACATCAAGAACCGCGGCTACACGGGCAGTCGTTCCAATCTGGAGCGCTTGTTGAAGGTTTGGCGCGACGCCGAAAAGGGGCAGCCGGACGATATTTCCACGGAAGAGCGCGCTCTAGAACCGGTTCGTGATCCTGATACCGGCCATGTAATTTCTTCCGTTATTGCCGCAGCTTTGTGCATAAAGCCGCGCGGCCTGCTGACCAACCGGCAAGCGAGAAAAGTCGATGCCTTGAAGAAGGGCTCAGAGCCGTTCGCCAAGATGCGGAGCTTGGCCATGCGCTTCAGCGGCATCTTGCGTAGTAGAAATGCCAGTGCGCTGGATGAATGGATTGACGATGCCATCGAAACCAATCTCATCGCAATCATGCGTTTCGCCAGTGTTTTACGCAGGGATATCGATGCCATCAAGAATGCAATCGAGCTCCTTTGGAGCAACGGACAGGCCGAAGGACAGATCAATCGTCTCAAGACATTGAAGCGAGCCATGTATGGCAGGGCCGGCCCAGAACTTATGAGGGCGCGAATGCTGCCATTTAATCACAGAAATTGA
- a CDS encoding putative quinol monooxygenase, with product MTQTPTKITAILTAHLGKAAELRTLLVGMAPLCRAEPGNLRWDVWRDRTHGERYVLDELYKDAAAVEAHRMTSHYQSYLAKIPELAERTAWILEAVEVV from the coding sequence ATGACGCAGACCCCGACGAAAATCACTGCCATCCTCACTGCCCACCTTGGCAAGGCCGCAGAGCTACGAACATTGCTTGTGGGTATGGCACCGCTTTGCCGGGCTGAGCCCGGCAATCTGCGCTGGGATGTCTGGCGCGACCGAACACATGGCGAGCGCTATGTACTCGATGAACTCTATAAGGACGCCGCCGCCGTCGAGGCACACCGCATGACGTCCCACTATCAGTCTTACCTGGCCAAGATCCCCGAACTCGCCGAGCGAACAGCGTGGATACTAGAGGCGGTGGAAGTCGTATAG